Genomic DNA from Schistocerca serialis cubense isolate TAMUIC-IGC-003099 chromosome 5, iqSchSeri2.2, whole genome shotgun sequence:
gcattACGTTTCCCCACTGCATCagcgctgacaactgcacgtgggcaagctgcagtacggctccccactgcatcagggctgacaactgcacgtgggcaagctgcagtacgtctccccactgcttcagggctgacaactgcacgtgggcaagctgcagtacgtctccccactgcatcagggctgacaactgcatgtgggcaagctgcattacgtttccccactgcatcagggctgacaactgcacgtgggcaagctgcagtacgtctccccactgcatcagggctgacaactgcacgtgggcaagctgcagtacgtctccccactgcttcAGGGCTAAcgactgcacgtgggcaagctgcagtacgtctccccactgcctcagggctgacaactgcatgtgggcaagctgcagtacgtctccccactgcatcagggctgacaactgcatgtgggcaagctgcagtacgtctccccactgcatcagggctgacaactgcatgtgggcaaactGCAGTACggctccccactgcatcagggctgacaactgcatgtgggcaagctgcagtacgtctccccactgcatcatggctgacaactgcatgtgggcaagctgcagtacgtctccccactgcatcagggctgacaactgcatgtgggcaagctgcagtacgtctccccactgcatcagcgctgacaactgcatgtgggcaactgcagtacgtctccccactgcatcagggctgacaactgcatgtgggcaagctgcagtacgtcttcccactgcatcagggctgacaactgcatgtgggcaagctgcagtacgtcccccactgcatcagggctgacaactgcatgtgggcaagctgcattacgtttccccactgcatcagggctgacaactgcacgtgggcaagctgcagtacgtctccccactgtatcagggctgacaactgcacgtgggcaagctgcagtacgtctccccactgcttcagggctgacaactgcacgtgggcaagctgcagtacgtctccccactgcatcagggctgacaactgcatgtgggcaagctgcagtacgtaacccactgcatcagggctgacaactgcatgcgggcaagctgcagtacgtttccccactgcatcagggctgacaactgcatgcgggcaagctgcagtacgtctccccactgcatcagggctgacaactgcatgtgggcaagctgcagtacgtctccccactgcatcagggctgacaactgcacgtgggcaggcTGCAGTACGTCTCGCCACTGCATCAGGgcagacaactgcatgtgggcaagctgcagtacgtctccccactgcatcaggggtgacaactgcatgtgggcaagctgcagtacgtctccccactgcatcagggctgacaactgcacgtgggca
This window encodes:
- the LOC126482253 gene encoding uncharacterized protein LOC126482253; the protein is MQLSALMQWGDVLQLAHMQLSALMQWGDVLQLAHMQLSAMMQWGDVLQLAHMQLSALMQWGAVLQFAHMQLSALMQWGDVLQLAHMQLSALMQWGDVLQLAHMQLSALRQWGDVLQLAHVQSLALKQWGDVLQLAHVQLSALMQWGDVLQLAHVQLSALMQWGNVMQLAHMQLSALMQWGDVLQLAHVQLSALKQWGDVLQLAHVQLSALMQWGAVLQLAHVQLSALMQWGNVMQLAHMQLSALMQWGTYCSLPTCSCQP